In Sardina pilchardus chromosome 10, fSarPil1.1, whole genome shotgun sequence, one genomic interval encodes:
- the anln2 gene encoding anillin, actin binding protein 2 isoform X1: MTERTESLPKRQRQLEITESDSDNEMKRRRLTPVEKENHNPGSPRPKAPSTSPPRMRQTEQELKPDTPAFPSIRSRLQMLSQKLTGSEQNTVPPPQQATPRSLNKFVRDAERKLQTSEKPSTSQAAFMRQQREEELRILNNIQPVAASAWQKGTTSSDPGPSKADAGPPPKRSRIIWPPVQHQDDKAGVDLSFASSDGNVTLAPIDFSQAEVPALEATSSTPREMNTSALLDEIFKDVLEAAQLDEMEEEEEEDEDEEEDDVVRKDGASPTDRKEIKKERQAEEEEPKQEEGEGELDGEEEEEEKAEVNDEDEGYPEDTTDDTDDELLKLPPSCILSPLSESVDKVVTPLRLAAAASVSDRLSFQLTSEGLKTPTDTQPLYSIDAYRCMSRSGQKPMQSVTPWRRAPEKLRPPTQPSFTTKEKIKAYKEEAAKLQTVISQTLQALNCCVDEQHGKGSVQEAEAEKLLLISSEKREALLSEIGRLEGNPEGGEDDPSAPPQPCRGSVCINEVHLPLKVDFVCSARHAGRPTHFFFMLFRYGPTNVMATRLATAADADADGDTISFSTLITLHNIRSTFEIDVEVYSMSDTPNSFCEDSLQVYRRHNKQRVTPRKLLNTLKRTHQQAVAAVMPNNLCANRPSKFSLVGCHKITLASLGQSKFPLDKMKLEGKIRKLLGDEFQDKVPFLSPLEGHIRLQIQSEFHSEVEHHGFLTMFKDIRGLGSWHRLFFELKDTCLFYWNHPNERDNKPAEGIISLSDFKSQSVRPVKMDSCARPFTFELVSRTQQEEDTSSLTKRWFAADTQEERTVWMERLNQALLDIHTWTPASPIQDQGPARSMSTVSSDSIRESTL, encoded by the exons ATGACTGAACGCACAGAGTCTCTGCCAAAAAGGCAGAGGCAGTTGGAAATCACTGAGAGTG ACTCTGACAATGAGATGAAACGGCGTCGCCTGACACCAGTGGAGAAAGAAAACCATAACCCAGGTTCACCCCGACCAAAGGCTCCCAGCACATCCCCACCACGCATGAGACAAACTGAACAGGAGCTGAAGCCTGACACCCCTGCCTTCCCCTCTATCCGCTCCCGGCTTCAGATGTTAAGCCAAAAACTCACAG gctcggAGCAGAATACTGTTCCCCCTCCACAGCAGGCCACCCCACGCTCCCTAAACAAGTTTGTCCGTGATGCCGAGCGGAAGCTCCAGACCTCAGAGAAGCCGAGCACCTCACAGGCTGCCTTCATGCGCCAG CAACGGGAGGAGGAGCTGCGCATATTAAACAACATACAACCTGTTGCTGCGAGCGCCTGGCAGAAAGGGACGACCAGCTCGGACCCAGGCCCATCCAAG GCTGATGCTGGACCCCCTCCCAAGCGAAGCCGAATCATCTGGCCCCCAGTGCAACACCAGGAT GACAAGGCAGGAGTGGACCTGTCATTCGCCTCCTCAGATGGTAACGTGACTCTGGCTCCCATCGATTTCTCCCAGGCGGAGGTGCCTGCATTAG AGGCAACAAGCAGCACCCCCAGGGAGATGAACACCTCAGCCTTGCTGGACGAGATCTTCAAGGATGTATTGGAGGCTGCTCAACTtgatgagatggaggaggaggaggaggaggacgaggacgaggaggaggacgacgtgGTGAGGAAGGATGGTGCCAGCCCAACCGACAGGAAGGAGATTAAGAAGGAAAGgcaagcagaggaggaggaacccAAACAGGAGGAGGGTGAAGGAGAGCTAgacggggaggaagaggaggaggagaaagcagaGGTTAATGATGAAGATGAGGGCTACCCAGAGGACACCACAGATGACACTGATGATGAACTGCTTAAACTGCCCCCCAGCTGTATTCTGTCTCCCCTTAGTGAGTCAGTGGACAAGGTGGTCACGCCCCTG CGTTTGGCAGCTGCTGCCTCTGTCTCCGACCGCCTGTCCTTCCAGCTCACCTCTGAAGGGCTGAAGACCCCCACAGACACCCAGCCGCTCTACAG catcgACGCGTATCGCTGCATGAGCCGCAGTGGACAGAAGCCTATGCAGAGTGTCACTCCGTGGAGGCGGGCCCCAGAAAAGCTCCGGCCCCCTACACAGCCATCCTTCACCACCAAGGAGAAgattaag gcctacAAGGAGGAGGCTGCAAAGCTACAGACGGTGATTTCTCAGACGCTGCAGGCACTCAACTGCTGTGTGGACGAACAACACGGCAAAGGATCAGTGCAAGAGGCAGAGGCCGAAAAACTACTGCTCATCTCCA GTGAGAAGCGTGAGGCCCTGCTGTCTGAGATTGGCCGTCTGGAGGGGAACCCCGAGGGGGGTGAAGACGACCCCAGCGCCCCCCCACAGCCCTGCAGAGGCTCCGTCTGCATCAACGAGGTGCACCTGCCCCTCAAGGTGGACTTTGTCTGCTCCGCCCGCCACG CTGGTCGGCCCACTCACTTCTTCTTCATGCTGTTCCGCTACGGCCCCACCAACGTCATGGCAACGCGCCTCGCCACGGccgcagacgcagacgccgACGGAGACaccatctccttctccaccctCATCACGCt ACACAACATCCGCTCCACTTTCGAGATCGATGTGGAGGTCTACAGcatg TCTGACACCCCAAACTCCTTCTGCGAGGACAGCCTTCAGGTGTACCGcagacacaacaaacaaagg GTCACCCCCAGGAAACTGCTCAACACATTGAAG AGAACCCACCAGCAAGCAGTTG CTGCTGTCATGCCAAACAACCTGTGTGCCAATCGACCCAGCAAGTTCTCCCTCGTGGGATGCCACAAAATCACACTGGCATCACTGGGGCAGAGCAAGTTTCCCCTGGAcaag ATGAAACTTGAAGGCAAAATCAGGAAGCTGTTGGGGGATGAGTTTCAGGATAAG GTGCCATTCCTGTCTCCTCTGGAAGGACATATTCGCCTGCAGATCCAGAGCGAGTTTCACTCTGAAGTGGAGCACCATGGTTTCCTG ACCATGTTTAAGGACATCAGGGGCCTGGGCTCCTGGCATCGGCTCTTCTTCGAGCTGAAGGATACCTGTCTGTTCTACTGGAACCATCCCAACGAGAGGGACAATAAG CCTGCAGAGGGCATTATTTCCCTCTCCGACTTCAAGAGCCAGTCAGTGCGGCCAGTCAAGATGGACTCCTGCGCCCGGCCCTTCACCTTCGAGCTGGTGAGCCGGACGCAGCAGGAAGAGGACACATCCTCACTCACCAA GCGCTGGTTTGCAGCAGACACCCAGGAGGAGCGTACGGTGTGGATGGAGCGGCTCAACCAGGCCCTGCTCGACATCCACACTTGGACCCCGGCATCGCCGATCCAGGACCAGGGCCCGGCCCGCTCCATGAGTACAGTGTCCAGCGACAGCATCAGAGAGAGCACACTGTAG
- the anln2 gene encoding anillin, actin binding protein 2 isoform X3: protein MTERTESLPKRQRQLEITESDSDNEMKRRRLTPVEKENHNPGSPRPKAPSTSPPRMRQTEQELKPDTPAFPSIRSRLQMLSQKLTGSEQNTVPPPQQATPRSLNKFVRDAERKLQTSEKPSTSQAAFMRQQREEELRILNNIQPVAASAWQKGTTSSDPGPSKDKAGVDLSFASSDGNVTLAPIDFSQAEVPALEATSSTPREMNTSALLDEIFKDVLEAAQLDEMEEEEEEDEDEEEDDVVRKDGASPTDRKEIKKERQAEEEEPKQEEGEGELDGEEEEEEKAEVNDEDEGYPEDTTDDTDDELLKLPPSCILSPLSESVDKVVTPLRLAAAASVSDRLSFQLTSEGLKTPTDTQPLYSIDAYRCMSRSGQKPMQSVTPWRRAPEKLRPPTQPSFTTKEKIKAYKEEAAKLQTVISQTLQALNCCVDEQHGKGSVQEAEAEKLLLISSEKREALLSEIGRLEGNPEGGEDDPSAPPQPCRGSVCINEVHLPLKVDFVCSARHAGRPTHFFFMLFRYGPTNVMATRLATAADADADGDTISFSTLITLHNIRSTFEIDVEVYSMSDTPNSFCEDSLQVYRRHNKQRVTPRKLLNTLKRTHQQAVAAVMPNNLCANRPSKFSLVGCHKITLASLGQSKFPLDKMKLEGKIRKLLGDEFQDKVPFLSPLEGHIRLQIQSEFHSEVEHHGFLTMFKDIRGLGSWHRLFFELKDTCLFYWNHPNERDNKPAEGIISLSDFKSQSVRPVKMDSCARPFTFELVSRTQQEEDTSSLTKRWFAADTQEERTVWMERLNQALLDIHTWTPASPIQDQGPARSMSTVSSDSIRESTL, encoded by the exons ATGACTGAACGCACAGAGTCTCTGCCAAAAAGGCAGAGGCAGTTGGAAATCACTGAGAGTG ACTCTGACAATGAGATGAAACGGCGTCGCCTGACACCAGTGGAGAAAGAAAACCATAACCCAGGTTCACCCCGACCAAAGGCTCCCAGCACATCCCCACCACGCATGAGACAAACTGAACAGGAGCTGAAGCCTGACACCCCTGCCTTCCCCTCTATCCGCTCCCGGCTTCAGATGTTAAGCCAAAAACTCACAG gctcggAGCAGAATACTGTTCCCCCTCCACAGCAGGCCACCCCACGCTCCCTAAACAAGTTTGTCCGTGATGCCGAGCGGAAGCTCCAGACCTCAGAGAAGCCGAGCACCTCACAGGCTGCCTTCATGCGCCAG CAACGGGAGGAGGAGCTGCGCATATTAAACAACATACAACCTGTTGCTGCGAGCGCCTGGCAGAAAGGGACGACCAGCTCGGACCCAGGCCCATCCAAG GACAAGGCAGGAGTGGACCTGTCATTCGCCTCCTCAGATGGTAACGTGACTCTGGCTCCCATCGATTTCTCCCAGGCGGAGGTGCCTGCATTAG AGGCAACAAGCAGCACCCCCAGGGAGATGAACACCTCAGCCTTGCTGGACGAGATCTTCAAGGATGTATTGGAGGCTGCTCAACTtgatgagatggaggaggaggaggaggaggacgaggacgaggaggaggacgacgtgGTGAGGAAGGATGGTGCCAGCCCAACCGACAGGAAGGAGATTAAGAAGGAAAGgcaagcagaggaggaggaacccAAACAGGAGGAGGGTGAAGGAGAGCTAgacggggaggaagaggaggaggagaaagcagaGGTTAATGATGAAGATGAGGGCTACCCAGAGGACACCACAGATGACACTGATGATGAACTGCTTAAACTGCCCCCCAGCTGTATTCTGTCTCCCCTTAGTGAGTCAGTGGACAAGGTGGTCACGCCCCTG CGTTTGGCAGCTGCTGCCTCTGTCTCCGACCGCCTGTCCTTCCAGCTCACCTCTGAAGGGCTGAAGACCCCCACAGACACCCAGCCGCTCTACAG catcgACGCGTATCGCTGCATGAGCCGCAGTGGACAGAAGCCTATGCAGAGTGTCACTCCGTGGAGGCGGGCCCCAGAAAAGCTCCGGCCCCCTACACAGCCATCCTTCACCACCAAGGAGAAgattaag gcctacAAGGAGGAGGCTGCAAAGCTACAGACGGTGATTTCTCAGACGCTGCAGGCACTCAACTGCTGTGTGGACGAACAACACGGCAAAGGATCAGTGCAAGAGGCAGAGGCCGAAAAACTACTGCTCATCTCCA GTGAGAAGCGTGAGGCCCTGCTGTCTGAGATTGGCCGTCTGGAGGGGAACCCCGAGGGGGGTGAAGACGACCCCAGCGCCCCCCCACAGCCCTGCAGAGGCTCCGTCTGCATCAACGAGGTGCACCTGCCCCTCAAGGTGGACTTTGTCTGCTCCGCCCGCCACG CTGGTCGGCCCACTCACTTCTTCTTCATGCTGTTCCGCTACGGCCCCACCAACGTCATGGCAACGCGCCTCGCCACGGccgcagacgcagacgccgACGGAGACaccatctccttctccaccctCATCACGCt ACACAACATCCGCTCCACTTTCGAGATCGATGTGGAGGTCTACAGcatg TCTGACACCCCAAACTCCTTCTGCGAGGACAGCCTTCAGGTGTACCGcagacacaacaaacaaagg GTCACCCCCAGGAAACTGCTCAACACATTGAAG AGAACCCACCAGCAAGCAGTTG CTGCTGTCATGCCAAACAACCTGTGTGCCAATCGACCCAGCAAGTTCTCCCTCGTGGGATGCCACAAAATCACACTGGCATCACTGGGGCAGAGCAAGTTTCCCCTGGAcaag ATGAAACTTGAAGGCAAAATCAGGAAGCTGTTGGGGGATGAGTTTCAGGATAAG GTGCCATTCCTGTCTCCTCTGGAAGGACATATTCGCCTGCAGATCCAGAGCGAGTTTCACTCTGAAGTGGAGCACCATGGTTTCCTG ACCATGTTTAAGGACATCAGGGGCCTGGGCTCCTGGCATCGGCTCTTCTTCGAGCTGAAGGATACCTGTCTGTTCTACTGGAACCATCCCAACGAGAGGGACAATAAG CCTGCAGAGGGCATTATTTCCCTCTCCGACTTCAAGAGCCAGTCAGTGCGGCCAGTCAAGATGGACTCCTGCGCCCGGCCCTTCACCTTCGAGCTGGTGAGCCGGACGCAGCAGGAAGAGGACACATCCTCACTCACCAA GCGCTGGTTTGCAGCAGACACCCAGGAGGAGCGTACGGTGTGGATGGAGCGGCTCAACCAGGCCCTGCTCGACATCCACACTTGGACCCCGGCATCGCCGATCCAGGACCAGGGCCCGGCCCGCTCCATGAGTACAGTGTCCAGCGACAGCATCAGAGAGAGCACACTGTAG
- the anln2 gene encoding anillin, actin binding protein 2 isoform X2 yields the protein MTERTESLPKRQRQLEITESDSDNEMKRRRLTPVEKENHNPGSPRPKAPSTSPPRMRQTEQELKPDTPAFPSIRSRLQMLSQKLTGSEQNTVPPPQQATPRSLNKFVRDAERKLQTSEKPSTSQAAFMRQQREEELRILNNIQPVAASAWQKGTTSSDPGPSKADAGPPPKRSRIIWPPVQHQDDKAGVDLSFASSDGNVTLAPIDFSQAEVPALEATSSTPREMNTSALLDEIFKDVLEAAQLDEMEEEEEEDEDEEEDDVVRKDGASPTDRKEIKKERQAEEEEPKQEEGEGELDGEEEEEEKAEVNDEDEGYPEDTTDDTDDELLKLPPSCILSPLSESVDKVVTPLRLAAAASVSDRLSFQLTSEGLKTPTDTQPLYSIDAYRCMSRSGQKPMQSVTPWRRAPEKLRPPTQPSFTTKEKIKAYKEEAAKLQTVISQTLQALNCCVDEQHGKGSVQEAEAEKLLLISSEKREALLSEIGRLEGNPEGGEDDPSAPPQPCRGSVCINEVHLPLKVDFVCSARHAGRPTHFFFMLFRYGPTNVMATRLATAADADADGDTISFSTLITLHNIRSTFEIDVEVYSMSDTPNSFCEDSLQVYRRHNKQRVTPRKLLNTLKRTHQQAVAAVMPNNLCANRPSKFSLVGCHKITLASLGQSKFPLDKVPFLSPLEGHIRLQIQSEFHSEVEHHGFLTMFKDIRGLGSWHRLFFELKDTCLFYWNHPNERDNKPAEGIISLSDFKSQSVRPVKMDSCARPFTFELVSRTQQEEDTSSLTKRWFAADTQEERTVWMERLNQALLDIHTWTPASPIQDQGPARSMSTVSSDSIRESTL from the exons ATGACTGAACGCACAGAGTCTCTGCCAAAAAGGCAGAGGCAGTTGGAAATCACTGAGAGTG ACTCTGACAATGAGATGAAACGGCGTCGCCTGACACCAGTGGAGAAAGAAAACCATAACCCAGGTTCACCCCGACCAAAGGCTCCCAGCACATCCCCACCACGCATGAGACAAACTGAACAGGAGCTGAAGCCTGACACCCCTGCCTTCCCCTCTATCCGCTCCCGGCTTCAGATGTTAAGCCAAAAACTCACAG gctcggAGCAGAATACTGTTCCCCCTCCACAGCAGGCCACCCCACGCTCCCTAAACAAGTTTGTCCGTGATGCCGAGCGGAAGCTCCAGACCTCAGAGAAGCCGAGCACCTCACAGGCTGCCTTCATGCGCCAG CAACGGGAGGAGGAGCTGCGCATATTAAACAACATACAACCTGTTGCTGCGAGCGCCTGGCAGAAAGGGACGACCAGCTCGGACCCAGGCCCATCCAAG GCTGATGCTGGACCCCCTCCCAAGCGAAGCCGAATCATCTGGCCCCCAGTGCAACACCAGGAT GACAAGGCAGGAGTGGACCTGTCATTCGCCTCCTCAGATGGTAACGTGACTCTGGCTCCCATCGATTTCTCCCAGGCGGAGGTGCCTGCATTAG AGGCAACAAGCAGCACCCCCAGGGAGATGAACACCTCAGCCTTGCTGGACGAGATCTTCAAGGATGTATTGGAGGCTGCTCAACTtgatgagatggaggaggaggaggaggaggacgaggacgaggaggaggacgacgtgGTGAGGAAGGATGGTGCCAGCCCAACCGACAGGAAGGAGATTAAGAAGGAAAGgcaagcagaggaggaggaacccAAACAGGAGGAGGGTGAAGGAGAGCTAgacggggaggaagaggaggaggagaaagcagaGGTTAATGATGAAGATGAGGGCTACCCAGAGGACACCACAGATGACACTGATGATGAACTGCTTAAACTGCCCCCCAGCTGTATTCTGTCTCCCCTTAGTGAGTCAGTGGACAAGGTGGTCACGCCCCTG CGTTTGGCAGCTGCTGCCTCTGTCTCCGACCGCCTGTCCTTCCAGCTCACCTCTGAAGGGCTGAAGACCCCCACAGACACCCAGCCGCTCTACAG catcgACGCGTATCGCTGCATGAGCCGCAGTGGACAGAAGCCTATGCAGAGTGTCACTCCGTGGAGGCGGGCCCCAGAAAAGCTCCGGCCCCCTACACAGCCATCCTTCACCACCAAGGAGAAgattaag gcctacAAGGAGGAGGCTGCAAAGCTACAGACGGTGATTTCTCAGACGCTGCAGGCACTCAACTGCTGTGTGGACGAACAACACGGCAAAGGATCAGTGCAAGAGGCAGAGGCCGAAAAACTACTGCTCATCTCCA GTGAGAAGCGTGAGGCCCTGCTGTCTGAGATTGGCCGTCTGGAGGGGAACCCCGAGGGGGGTGAAGACGACCCCAGCGCCCCCCCACAGCCCTGCAGAGGCTCCGTCTGCATCAACGAGGTGCACCTGCCCCTCAAGGTGGACTTTGTCTGCTCCGCCCGCCACG CTGGTCGGCCCACTCACTTCTTCTTCATGCTGTTCCGCTACGGCCCCACCAACGTCATGGCAACGCGCCTCGCCACGGccgcagacgcagacgccgACGGAGACaccatctccttctccaccctCATCACGCt ACACAACATCCGCTCCACTTTCGAGATCGATGTGGAGGTCTACAGcatg TCTGACACCCCAAACTCCTTCTGCGAGGACAGCCTTCAGGTGTACCGcagacacaacaaacaaagg GTCACCCCCAGGAAACTGCTCAACACATTGAAG AGAACCCACCAGCAAGCAGTTG CTGCTGTCATGCCAAACAACCTGTGTGCCAATCGACCCAGCAAGTTCTCCCTCGTGGGATGCCACAAAATCACACTGGCATCACTGGGGCAGAGCAAGTTTCCCCTGGAcaag GTGCCATTCCTGTCTCCTCTGGAAGGACATATTCGCCTGCAGATCCAGAGCGAGTTTCACTCTGAAGTGGAGCACCATGGTTTCCTG ACCATGTTTAAGGACATCAGGGGCCTGGGCTCCTGGCATCGGCTCTTCTTCGAGCTGAAGGATACCTGTCTGTTCTACTGGAACCATCCCAACGAGAGGGACAATAAG CCTGCAGAGGGCATTATTTCCCTCTCCGACTTCAAGAGCCAGTCAGTGCGGCCAGTCAAGATGGACTCCTGCGCCCGGCCCTTCACCTTCGAGCTGGTGAGCCGGACGCAGCAGGAAGAGGACACATCCTCACTCACCAA GCGCTGGTTTGCAGCAGACACCCAGGAGGAGCGTACGGTGTGGATGGAGCGGCTCAACCAGGCCCTGCTCGACATCCACACTTGGACCCCGGCATCGCCGATCCAGGACCAGGGCCCGGCCCGCTCCATGAGTACAGTGTCCAGCGACAGCATCAGAGAGAGCACACTGTAG